The Xylanivirga thermophila genome includes the window TAGGTTACCCTGTTATGCCCATATTATTACATTAATGTATGTACTATCCATATAGCTTCTTTTTTACAAGTCAAAATGCTGAGAACAATAGAGATATTAAGAGATAATTAAAGATTATAGAGGAAGGTGGTATCGAATGAAAAAGAAGGTTGCATTTGTGTGTGTCCACAACTCTTGTCGTTCTCAAATGGCAGAAGGTTGGGCAAAGAAAATGGGAAGTGACGTATTGGAAGCATACTCGGCAGGGACAGAAAATTACCCTGAAGTAAAACCACTGGCAGTACAGGTAATGGAAGAAGCAGGAGTGGATATGAGCGGCCATTATCCGAAACTATTAAGCGATATTCCAGCGGAAGTAGATATTTTAATAACGATGGGATGTAATGTA containing:
- a CDS encoding arsenate reductase ArsC; its protein translation is MKKKVAFVCVHNSCRSQMAEGWAKKMGSDVLEAYSAGTENYPEVKPLAVQVMEEAGVDMSGHYPKLLSDIPAEVDILITMGCNVECPYIPCQHREDWGLSDPSGGPIEDYRRTRDIIKEKVEDLVQRVKNNQI